ttcccattggcttattagaattagttgatttgaactaatgtaaattccaaaagtaatgtaaattccaaaactaatgtaaattttcaaaactaatgtaaatttccaatgaatctaatgtaaatttccgatgaacctaatgtaaatatacatcatttatcatgataccttttggtacatgataaataatgtaaatttacaggaatatttttttctgtgtacaccgAATCGTCAGGTCGAAGGCGGCGTGTCACCATCTGAAGCCATGTTTGGACGCCGCATCCGGACGAATCTGGAACTGCTCttgccaccaccaccaaaaccaCCAAGCGAGGCAACGGAGTTGAAAGGTGGTTCCCGGAAGCGACGGTTTGAACCGCACGACCTGGTTTACGCGAAGCTGTACAGCGGAAACAAGTGGCACTGGGCGCCTGGCGTTGTTTGCGACCGGGTTGGCCAGGTGATGTATACCGTTTGGGTCGAGGACCGCCGTATGCTCCGATCGCACGCAAATCAGCTTCTCAGTCGTGCAGATTGGGATCCGAAGACAGATGGAGCAGAGAAGCCGAAGTTGGCCCTCGACATCCTGCTGGATTCCTGGAATCTGTCGAAACCAACCTCGGCTGCGGAcccaacaacaccgacggtctTGGACCCGTCACTACAGTCAGCAAGTTCGGATCAACGCTCGTCACCTGGTGTCCCAGAATGCTCGCCATCCATACCAAGATCACCCGAGCAGGTTGCACCACCTGAAAGCGAGCCTGCGTCGCTGGTACTGGGGCTTCGTCGTTCTACACGAGTTCGAAAGAAGCCTCAGCGGTTCAACTCGTACCAGCTCAATTGAGATGGGGGGATGTTGGGACAACCTAATCAGCGATGGTCCCCACCAGTCCGCACGCCGCTGGACTCGAACTTGGCGTCTGGAACGCCCAGGTCACGACGTCACCACAGCGCATACGTAGAGGAGGTTCCGGTTGTCAAATGGATTCAATAAAGCCATTCCGTGTTTAATTACTTACAAGATAACACgttgttttatttgttggaCATTAAGTCTTATTTTGTCCTtgcttttaatttgttaaatgttacacggagagactgtgcccagaaattttgacaattaaaattgttgattttactttcgtaaattttaacaaaaaagtacttgttactgccaattctcagtcaaaataaccaaaattcagtattaatttaatgaCCTGTTTGttaaaaatgctaaaggcaaaaagctaacagatttcccgaactcgaatgaacgtgttcgactgttagctttggttttaggaaaatcaaaaattttgttggttgaatataatttacgattggttgaatatttaaaagatgaacttgggtttgtttacgtctgtcatttgaagtcaggattcgaacaagagcggtcgatttgttgagtttgtgttgttaattgtggAGTGAgcggatgtgaaaggtgaaaatcacactttttggctaatgttgaagtgccAATTCAAAGTGAACACTGTTGCAACTGTGGAGGTGCAATTGGTGAGTAAGCTTGTTGATGAGTTATTTgaaggtgataaactatgaagagcaagacgaggacattcgcaatgaggacctctgatgcgaggggAATTTATGACAATGtttgaaggaaagggaagggcaGTGAAAGGAAGAGGCGGGCGAACTCATGGAcgggaaaatttaacaaaatgttggttaatctaagtaattatgggtttatttttacacaataatttatctatTGCGATTTTAATTGGAAAAACTGAATCATCAAaaaccttcgtgcttacgatggataaaattttaatgaaccattattttttaagaatcatcaaccataaaatgcgtacacataatatcaaaataaaaattcgatgatgggaaatgtctaaaaactaaaatttataaaagatatacaaaagaagatattattattttaaagatgCTGTTTAAAgaagactgctcaataaactggtaagtaaaactcaaaatattgctttcaggaatcggagtacgttgaatttGAATCGAATGCaatgaaagtgtgttgccaaaagtagttgttaaattaatgcaagcttggtaagtagcattattgatatttattCTTTCCTCATTACAATTACATTTATTTTCGTtcctttttcagtttatagccgaaattaagaattttgtattaaattactaataaatttctATTGGCAGAACACGTCTTGCAGGGGCAACGAACAGAACAAGAATGATTTATTCAACAAATTACATTAAGTCAATATCAAGTCAAGGCATACTTATGCGTATCCTCAACACTCCTCCTCGCATGAGTATCCCTAACGGCTTCAGGCTTCGTTTTTGCGAGTTCCAATGGTCAGGATCTCCATCTCCTCCTGAATCCTGGACAGTTTGTTTTCGTTTTCATCTGGATCAGCCAATCGGCGTGATTTTGGCACGGTTCCACTCCGCTCCACTGGACCCTTTCGTTTGGTTCGACCACTCACACGCCGTTTGGATGATGCACGAAAGAAGTAAACCGGTTGTACCACATCCTCGTGATACTGGACGGGATCCTCCATTTTCCGTTGACCCAAACTTGGAGCACCGCTCAATGTATACTCAAATACTTCCCTTTTCTTCGTCTTCTTGCTCCGACGTTTGCTTTCGATCAGGACTCCCACAAACTGCGTACCGATCTCCTTCTGTTGTCCGGAGCGCCACTGACGTTGCTTGAGCCGGTACAGTCCGTCGCGCAAAACTGCCACCGCTGCTGTCTCTCCTCGTGACATTATCCGGCAGCCATGTTTGCCGAACCGGATATCCGCTCCCTTCACTATCAGCTTAGCCACCGAAATGAGGTTCATCTCGAGTCCCTGGATGTACAACACGTCCGTCAGCTTGATCACCGTTTGCTCTCCATTGTTGTCCACGCTATTCAACGACACCGTTCCAATCCCTTGGACATCCACCTCCTTACCGTTCGCCAATAGCACTTGTCCTCTGGGGGCAGGTTTCAGCGAATCGAAACAAGCCTTCACGCAGCACACGTGGGAGCTGGCTCCCGAATCCACGATCCATTCTTGCCGTTTGCTGGTGTCCAATACAAAAGCATACGATTTCTTGACACTAGCGCTGGCGTTGACTTCCACGTCGTCATCGCTCATCTCGGCTGGACAATCCACTTTCCTATGGCCTTCCTTACCGCATCCGTAGCAGATCAGCTTCCTCTTGAATGCCACCTTATACGCAACTGGCGTGTCTCCCGCTTCACCTTCGTTCATCTTGCGCTCCTGGTCCAGAATTTTCCCTTTCACGTAATCCAGCTTAAGATCCTCGTCCTTCATGATCAGCAAAGCAGTCCGGACTTGATCGTAGCTCATCGGCAAGCTTCGCAAGAGCATCGCAACCTGTACATCCTCTCCCAGGTCCTTTCCAGCACTCCGTAGCTTCGCAAACAGTTCCTCAAGATCGTAAATGTGTGTTGCAACGTCTCCTCCTTCCGGCAACTTCCGGTCGCAGATCTGGCAGATCAAGGACACACGGGAACACATCGATGTCTTCTGGTGCTCGTTTTTCAGCTTGAGCCACACCTCTTTCGCCGTTCTGAGCTCTCGGATTAACGGATGCTGGCGCCTCTCGACCAGCAGTGAAATCGTTGCGCGTGCTCTCTGGACTCCATCCGTCCACTCTTCATTTTCTGGAACCGGGGCCTGCGCGTACTCGACGTACTTCCACAGCTTCTCGCGAATCAGCAGCATTTCCGTTTCGAACGCCCATTGCGCGTAGTTTTCGTTGTTCAGCTTCTCAACTCCAAGCTTCGCTTCCATTCTTctcgagaaaattttcttcaaacttCCGATTCCGATTCCGTTATCGCCTTGGTTACTGGGCCCATAACCTATTGGCAAAACACGTCTTGCAGGGGCAACGAACAGAACAAGAATGATTTATTCAACAAATTACATTAAGTCAATATCAAGTCAAGGCATACTTATGCGTATCCTCAACAATTTCATATGtctacacggagagactgtgcccagaaattttaacaattaaaatagttgatttttctttcgtaaattttaacaaaaacgtacttgtcactgccaattttcagttaaattaaccaaaattcagtattgatttaataacctgtttgttgaaaatgctaaaggcaaaaagctaacagatttctcGAACTCAAATGAACGTGCTCGattgttagctttggttttaggaaaatcaaaaatttcattggttgaatataataaaCAATTggtaaattattaaaaagatgaacttgggtttgtttacgtctgtcatttgaagtcaggattcgaacgagagcggtcgatttgttgagtttgtgttgttaattatgaagtgagaggatgtgggGAGAAGTGGAGGAGCTGGTCGAGTTCGGATCGTCGTCGCGCTTTCTTGTctttgaaatgtgttttttgtgatttgattcGGTCGGATCGCCTGCTGAAGTGTGTTAATCGGTTCTGGAACGTCCCGAGAGCGTCGCGATTCTGTTGGATGTGCTAGTGGCCGGTTCTGGGACGCGGATTTAGCTTTTTTCAATCGGTTTAAATGAGCGATTTTGCCGTCATTTTTTCAACGCGTTGTGGCTTGCTTGGTGTGCCTTGTTGGTGTTAGTGGAAAGGAAACTTTTAGCACGCACACCAAGATATTTCTAAGCGGTGTTTGCTGTGAAAGTCGAAACACTGATGAGAGCGGGGAGAGTGAaagagggttttttttcttcggagAGTGAGCGAGAGCATGAAATAGAAGCGAAAAGAAATTTAAGAGGCTTCTTTGCCAGTGTTCATAGAGTGGGTGGTGTAACATGGGGTGGTGATTTTAAATCAGTAACGACAATTTTGTCA
This is a stretch of genomic DNA from Culex pipiens pallens isolate TS chromosome 1, TS_CPP_V2, whole genome shotgun sequence. It encodes these proteins:
- the LOC120431929 gene encoding uncharacterized protein K02A2.6-like, which produces MFGRRIRTNLELLLPPPPKPPSEATELKGGSRKRRFEPHDLVYAKLYSGNKWHWAPGVVCDRVGQVMYTVWVEDRRMLRSHANQLLSRADWDPKTDGAEKPKLALDILLDSWNLSKPTSAADPTTPTVLDPSLQSASSDQRSSPGVPECSPSIPRSPEQVAPPESEPASLVLGLRRSTRVRKKPQRFNSYQLN